From Oreochromis aureus strain Israel breed Guangdong linkage group 4, ZZ_aureus, whole genome shotgun sequence, a single genomic window includes:
- the lfng gene encoding beta-1,3-N-acetylglucosaminyltransferase lunatic fringe has translation MLKNNGKKTAISVACTACLCLLLLLLVAVQHHRVQVSEVTSEQDIGTRALLQDATLGEGESAPPGSARDKKGFSAYFTKLTRGRREVEKPARSFADPPPAENISADDIFIAVKTTKKFHQSRLSLLLETWISRNVQQTYIFTDGEDDELKKKIGSHAINTNCSAAHSRQALSCKMAVEYDKFIELGKKWFCHVDDDNYVNVRALVKHLSQYPHTQDMYLGKPSLDRPIEATERLGDNKMKPVNFWFATGGAGFCVSRGLALKMSPWASGGHFMNTAEKIRLPDDCTIGYIIESVLGVPLTRSNLFHSHLENLQQVSRSEIHKQITLSYGMFENKSNIINLKGAFPVEEDPSRFKSVHCLLYPDTPWCPPQVPY, from the exons ATGTTGAAAAATAATGGAAAGAAGACTGCAATCTCAGTAGCCTGCACAGCATGTctctgcctgctgctgctgctcctggtTGCTGTGCAGCATCACCGGGTGCAGGTGAGCGAGGTGACGAGCGAACAGGACATCGGTACGCGCGCTCTGCTCCAAGATGCCACGCTGGGGGAAGGGGAGAGCGCACCGCCCGGGAGCGCACGGGATAAGAAAGGATTCTCGGCGTACTTCACCAAACTGACCCGGGGACGGAGGGAGGTGGAGAAGCCCGCACGCTCGTTCGCTGACCCCCCTCCAGCTGAGAACATCAGCGCGGATGACATCTTCATCGCAGTGAAGACCACCAAGAAGTTCCACCAGTCCCGGCTGAGTCTGCTTCTGGAGACCTGGATCTCCAGAAACGTGCAACAG ACGTACATCTTCACAGATGGAGAAGATGATGAGCTGAAGAAGAAAATTG GGAGTCACGCAATTAACACCAACTGCTCTGCGGCACACAGCCGACAAGCTCTGTCTTGCAAGATGGCGGTGGAATATGACAAGTTCATCGAGTTGGGGAAAAA GTGGTTCTGTCACGTAGATGATGACAATTACGTGAATGTTCGGGCCCTGGTGAAGCACCTGTCCCAGTACCCCCACACCCAGGACATGTACCTCGGCAAACCCAGTCTGGACCGGCCAATAGAGGCCACAGAGAGGCTGGGCGACAATAAGATG AAACCAGTGAATTTCTGGTTTGCTACAGGAGGAGCAGGTTTCTGTGTGAGTCGGGGTCTGGCGCTGAAGATGAGCCCATGGGCCAG TGGCGGTCACTTCATGAACACAGCGGAGAAGATCCGTCTTCCGGACGACTGCACCATCGGCTACATCATCGAGTCGGTTCTGGGGGTCCCTCTGACCCGCAGCAACCTGTTCCACTCCCACCTGGAAAACCTGCAACAGGTGTCCAGATCTGAGATTCACAAGCAG atcacTCTAAGTTATGGGATGTTTGAAAACAAGAGCAATATCATCAATTTGAAAGGGGCGTTTCCAGTAGAGGAGGATCCATCAAG GTTCAAGTCTGTGCACTGTCTCCTGTACCCAGACACCCCGTGGTGTCCTCCCCAGGTTCCCTATTAG